The Kosakonia sp. SMBL-WEM22 sequence GAAAATCACGCCGGTAGTGAGCGATCACCTCCGGCAGAATGTAGTTACCGATGGTGCTGCTGGCGAAGACGCGGATAGCACCGTTGGCCTCACGAAACAGCTGTTCGATTTCGCTTGCCTGCTCCAGCGCCGCCAGCGCGCGCGGGTAGAGGAGCCGACCGTGTTCATTCACCACCAGCCGTTTGCCGACGCGATCGAACAGTTGCACGCCAAGCTGGCCCTCCAGATCCGTTAGCGCGGCGCTCACCGCAGATTGCGACAGCGCCAGACGCTGGGAGGCCTGGGTGGTGGAGCCGCTTTTCAGCACTTCAGCAAACACTTCGAGCTGGCGCAGGGTTATATGCATAGGGAGTTGCTTACCACTTATAAAGATTAATTATAAATATATAATCAATTTTACCTTTAAGCCAGCGCGCCGTACCCTTTTCAGCAACAAGAGGAGAAGGCTATGACCGACATCACATTACACTCTCATCACTCTCGCATCTGGCGCGTTATGCCCGGCCTGCTGCTGAGCGGCGCGATTACCGCGGCGGCGCTGTGGCTTGGCTCCCTGCCCGCCGTAGCTGACATCGGCCTGAGCGCATTAACGCTGGCGATCCTGCTCGGTATGGTGCTGGGCAACACGCTTTACCCGGCGCTGCATCGACACTGTGACAGCGGCGTGCTGTTTGCGAAACAGCATCTGCTGCGGCTCGGCATTATTCTTTATGGCTTTCGCCTCACCTTTTCGCAGATTACCGATGTCGGCGTCAGCGGCGTACTGATAGATGTACTGACCCTCTCCAGCACCTTTATGCTGGCCTGTTTTCTCGGGCAAAACGTTTTTGGGCTGGATAAAAAAACCAGCTGGCTAATTGGCGCTGGCAGCAGTATCTGCGGCGCGGCAGCGGTGCTGGCAACAGAGCCGGTCGTAAAAGCTGAAGCAAGCAAAGTGACCGTCGCTATCGCCACGGTGGTGATTTTCGGCACGCTGGCGATCTTTATCTACCCGGCGCTGTGGCCGCTGCTTGCGCCATGGTTCAGCCCGCAGACCTATGGCATCTGGATTGGATCGACGGTGCATGAAGTGGCGCAAGTAGTTGCCGCCGGTCACGCCGTCAGCCCGGAGGCGGAGAACGCGGCAGTGATTGCCAAAATGCTGCGCGTGATGATGCTGGCTCCCTTTTTACTGCTGCTGGCCGCGCGGGTGAAACAGCTCAGCCCGCAGGAGGGGAACGAAAAAAGCAAGGTGACGATCCCGTGGTTTGCGCTTGGCTTTGTGGCGGTGGCAGTATTTAACTCCTTTCACCTGTTGCCGCCCGCAACGGTGAGTATGCTCAACACGCTGGATACGCTGCTGCTGGCGATGGCCATGGCGGCGCTGGGCGTGACTACTCATATCAGTGCGCTGAAAAATGCCGGGGCGAAACCGCTGGTGATGGGGCTGCTGCTCTTTATCTGGCTGATTGTCGGCGGGGGGGCTATCAATCTGCTGGTTCATTGCGTGATGGCATAAAGCACTACATCTCTGTCCTGCAGACCCGCTATGATGTCGGTTTTCCCCCGGCGGGTCTTTACAGGAGTGTTTATGAAATACATTGGTGCGCATGTTAGCGCCTCAGGCGGCGTCGCAAATGCGGCCATCCGCGCCGCCGAGCTGGACGCAACGGCGTTCGCGCTGTTTACCAAAAACCAGCGTCAATGGCGCGCCGCGCCGTTAACCACGGAAACGATTGATGCTTTCAAAGCCGCATGTGAAGCGCATAACTATTCGCCCGCGCAAATCCTGCCCCACGACAGCTACCTGATTAACCTCGGGCATCCGGTTGATGAGGCGCTGGAGAAATCCCGCGAAGCGTTTATTGATGAGCTCTCCCGCTGTCAGCAGCTTGGGCTGACGCTGCTCAATTTCCACCCCGGCAGCCACCTGCAACAGATCCCGGAAGAGAAGTGTCTGGCACGGATTGCGGAATCCATCAACATTGCGCTGGCGCAGACCGAAGGCGTCACCGCGGTGATCGAAAATACCGCCGGTCAGGGCAGCAACCTCGGCTTTCGCTTTGAGCATCTGGCAGCAATTATCGATGGGGTTGAAGACAAATCCCGCGTTGGCGTCTGTATTGATACCTGCCATGCCTTTGCCGCCGGTTACGACCTGCGTAGCGAGGAGGCGACCGCCGCCACTTTTGCCGAGTTTGACCGCGTGGTGGGCTTTAATTACCTGCGCGGAATGCACCTCAATGATGCGAAAAGCAGCTTTGCCAGCCGGGTTGACCGCCATCACAGCCTTGGCGAAGGCAACATCGGCCACGATGCGTTTCGCTGGATCATGCGCGACGCGCGCTTCGACGGTATTCCGCTGATCCTTGAGACCGTTAACCCGGATATCTGGGTGGAGGAGATCGCCTGGCTTAAAGCGCAGCAGTACGCGGAAACCACCGCCGGGTAATCTCCTGCCATCCGGCAATGGCGCAATGCCTGATGGCGCTGCGCTTATCAGGCCTACAAAAGCAACACCATCCCGAGCCGTAGGCCGGATAAAGCGCATGCCGCCATCCGGCAATGCCGCAGTGCCTGATGGCGCTTTGCTTATCAGGCCTACAAAAGCAACACCATCCCGAGCCGTAGGCCGGATAAGGCGCATGCCGCCATCCGGCAATAGCGCAGTGCCTGATGGCGCTTTGCTTATCAGGCCAACAAAAGCGAAACTATCTCAAGCCGTAGGCCGGAAAAGGCGCAAGCCGCCATCCGGCAATGACGCAGTGCCTGATGGCGCTTTGCTTATCAGGCCTACAAAAGCAAAATCTCCTGCGAGTCCGTCGGCCGGATAAGGCGCATGCCGCCATCCGGCAATGGCGCAGTGCCTGATGGCGCTTTGCTTATCAGGCCTACAAAAGCAAACCAGCCCTTTTGCGGGCATAAAAAAAGGCCGCTAAGCGGCCTTTTTTCTGTTTCTACGGCTCAGGCAACTTTCGCGGCCATCTCCGTTTCCGGACGTTTCAGCAGGGCATAAAGCAGACCCGACAGCAGCGTACCAGCAACGATCGCCAACAGGTAACCGAGCACCGGAGTGATAGCACCCGGGATCAGCAGTACGAACAGACCACCGTGCGGTGCCATCAGTTTGGCACCAATCGCCA is a genomic window containing:
- a CDS encoding YeiH family putative sulfate export transporter is translated as MTDITLHSHHSRIWRVMPGLLLSGAITAAALWLGSLPAVADIGLSALTLAILLGMVLGNTLYPALHRHCDSGVLFAKQHLLRLGIILYGFRLTFSQITDVGVSGVLIDVLTLSSTFMLACFLGQNVFGLDKKTSWLIGAGSSICGAAAVLATEPVVKAEASKVTVAIATVVIFGTLAIFIYPALWPLLAPWFSPQTYGIWIGSTVHEVAQVVAAGHAVSPEAENAAVIAKMLRVMMLAPFLLLLAARVKQLSPQEGNEKSKVTIPWFALGFVAVAVFNSFHLLPPATVSMLNTLDTLLLAMAMAALGVTTHISALKNAGAKPLVMGLLLFIWLIVGGGAINLLVHCVMA
- the nfo gene encoding deoxyribonuclease IV, coding for MKYIGAHVSASGGVANAAIRAAELDATAFALFTKNQRQWRAAPLTTETIDAFKAACEAHNYSPAQILPHDSYLINLGHPVDEALEKSREAFIDELSRCQQLGLTLLNFHPGSHLQQIPEEKCLARIAESINIALAQTEGVTAVIENTAGQGSNLGFRFEHLAAIIDGVEDKSRVGVCIDTCHAFAAGYDLRSEEATAATFAEFDRVVGFNYLRGMHLNDAKSSFASRVDRHHSLGEGNIGHDAFRWIMRDARFDGIPLILETVNPDIWVEEIAWLKAQQYAETTAG